One window from the genome of Thermoproteota archaeon encodes:
- a CDS encoding TlpA disulfide reductase family protein, which translates to MRHALPIVLLILVMIPLLTALALPREGEEAPYFNVSTYEGDRVSPERLKGKVFVLVFAAEWCPHCREELPALSRAWKDAGLDREGAMCVVMIVSSSQDKAIKFYESVEPPSNWRLVPDANYIAEKYGVSAVPTMIVVDQEGKVAKTFRGAVPPQQITNLVADLIGVTPQQGNYTSPSPSATQTHVSTTPSEENNGQGLKPGHIILIGLGVALVVIFGIWYYRTLKKFETSKKGKKKGKSKK; encoded by the coding sequence TGTTGATCCTAGTAATGATTCCGCTCCTAACAGCGTTAGCTCTCCCACGGGAGGGAGAGGAGGCCCCCTATTTCAACGTCTCGACCTATGAGGGAGACAGAGTATCCCCAGAGAGGTTGAAAGGGAAGGTCTTTGTACTCGTATTCGCAGCGGAATGGTGTCCTCATTGCAGAGAGGAGCTTCCTGCCCTATCCAGAGCTTGGAAGGATGCTGGTCTGGATAGAGAGGGTGCGATGTGCGTCGTGATGATAGTTTCCAGCTCGCAGGATAAGGCCATAAAGTTCTACGAATCCGTCGAACCTCCATCCAACTGGAGGTTAGTGCCAGATGCCAATTACATCGCCGAGAAGTACGGCGTGAGTGCGGTCCCGACGATGATAGTGGTAGATCAAGAGGGAAAGGTCGCGAAGACCTTCAGAGGAGCGGTTCCTCCCCAACAAATAACGAATCTGGTCGCTGACCTTATAGGGGTAACGCCCCAACAAGGTAACTACACCTCTCCCTCGCCTAGTGCAACGCAGACGCATGTGAGCACTACTCCTAGCGAGGAGAACAATGGTCAGGGTCTGAAGCCGGGTCACATAATCCTGATAGGCTTGGGAGTTGCCCTCGTCGTCATATTCGGCATCTGGTACTACAGAACTCTTAAGAAGTTCGAAACATCGAAGAAGGGAAAAAAGAAGGGTAAGAGCAAAAAATGA